In Apus apus isolate bApuApu2 chromosome 25, bApuApu2.pri.cur, whole genome shotgun sequence, the following proteins share a genomic window:
- the CCDC103 gene encoding coiled-coil domain-containing protein 103 → MAGPAAPGPRALLRELLRAAAADERRAREDAAKLRALRQRVSSYREFRDIVLASHLKPLEKKDKLGDTRRVLWNPCAARAQAPPASDLEIPQELDQLPGTSAEFYRDWRRCFPSGKEKYQFLLELGGETLGRIFQADLGFGLLGEFLTVLAENVCGEDRGAVLQILQSLAGTKRFGLNVDLLSESEKEKSRDLFRKLWSTSREDWSTGHPGSPTSSEAHLMDTSLQEESEEERMVVELMKCYQIN, encoded by the exons ATGGCGGGacccgcagccccgggcccgCGGGCGCTGCTCCGGGAGCTGctccgggcggcggcggccgaTGAGCGGCGGGCGCGGGAGGACGCGGCCAAGCTGCGGGCCCTGCGGCAGCGGGTCTCGTCCTACCGCGAGTTCAG ggacatCGTGCTGGCGTCACACCTGAAGCCCCTGGAGAAAAAGGACAAGCTGGGTGACACGAGGAGGGTGCTGTGGAACCCCTGTGCAGCCCGTGCCCAGGCACCACCAGCCAGCGACCTGGAGATACCCCAG gaactGGATCAACTGCCTGGAACCTCTGCTGAGTTTTACAGGGATTGGCGCAGGTGCTTCccaagtggaaaagaaaaataccagtttttgCTGGAGCTCGGAGGGGAGACCTTGGGCAGAATCTTTCAGGCTGACCTGGGCTTTGGCCTCCTGGGGGAGTTCCTCACGGTGCTGGCAGAGAATGTCTGTGGTGAAGACAGAGGAGCTGTCCTTCAGATCCTGCAGAGCCTGGCGGGCACCAAGCGCTTCGGGCTGAACGTGGATCTTCTGAGTGAGTCggagaaggagaagagcagggatCTGTTCAGGAAGCTGTGGAGCACCAGCAGGGAGGACTGGAGCACTGGCCATCCCGGCAGCCCCACCAGCTCTGAAGCCCACCTGATGGACACCAGCCTGCAAGAGGAATCTGAGGAGGAAAGGATGGTGGTGGAGCTGATGAAATGTTACCAGATCAACTGA